From a region of the Zingiber officinale cultivar Zhangliang chromosome 4B, Zo_v1.1, whole genome shotgun sequence genome:
- the LOC121977425 gene encoding UDP-glycosyltransferase 92A1-like, translating to MEEEAKSEHVVLFPFMAQGHITPFLALAGLLSSRHPNLAVTLVNTPYNIQTLTKSRAGAAIPSSIRLRSLPFSPEEHGLPPTADNTAELPFFQIVTLFEASKSLRSAFEQIISDISEQDGRPPRYIVSDIFLTWTIDTARRFGSFHSIFVTGSAYGTVVFSSMWKHLPHRRADCGDLFPLPDFPDVLIHRSQIPKHQLLADDASPWTVFFREQISRFSETDALLINTVEEVERTGLQMMRQMLPCSIWPIGPLLSSVFPSISSGGGEQIIQWLDSQPPASVLYISFGSQNTITASQMMELATGLEASGVRFVWVIRPPVGSDVKSEFKAEWLPEKFEERMQEQGRSLLVHGWAPQMEILSHPATGAFLSHCGWNSVLESLNRGVPMLAWPLTADQFFNANMLEKELGVCVEVGRGNMENSMADRVAVERMVKEVMCGGEIGGEMRRRVEEVRELMKAAWMEGLGSSLRGLSEFFRAAAAAADRRR from the coding sequence ATGGAGGAGGAAGCCAAGTCTGAACACGTAGTTCTCTTCCCCTTCATGGCTCAAGGTCACATCACCCCTTTCCTCGCCCTCGCCGGCCTCCTTTCCAGCCGCCACCCCAACCTCGCCGTCACCCTCGTCAACACCCCTTACAACATACAAACCCTCACTAAATCCCGTGCCGGCGCCGCCATACCGTCTTCCATCCGACTTCGCTCCCTCCCCTTCTCTCCCGAAGAACACGGCCTCCCTCCAACCGCCGACAACACAGCCGAACTCCCCTTCTTCCAAATCGTCACCCTCTTCGAAGCTTCCAAGTCTCTCCGATCCGCCTTCGAGCAAATCATCTCCGACATTTCGGAGCAAGACGGCCGCCCTCCGCGCTACATAGTGTCGGACATCTTCTTAACGTGGACCATCGATACCGCCCGCCGCTTTGGATCTTTCCACTCCATATTCGTCACCGGCAGTGCTTACGGCACCGTTGTCTTCTCGTCGATGTGGAAACATTTGCCCCATAGACGCGCCGACTGCGGTGATCTGTTTCCGCTTCCCGACTTCCCCGACGTCCTCATCCACCGCTCGCAGATCCCGAAGCACCAACTGCTCGCCGACGATGCCAGTCCCTGGACGGTCTTCTTCCGCGAGCAGATATCTCGTTTTTCGGAAaccgatgctctgctcatcaacaCCGTCGAAGAGGTGGAGCGCACAGGGCTGCAGATGATGCGCCAAATGCTTCCCTGCTCCATTTGGCCGATTGGTCCCCTGCTATCCTCTGTTTTTCCCTCCATTTCAAGCGGCGGCGGCGAGCAGATCATCCAATGGCTCGATTCGCAACCGCCGGCGTCCGTTTTGTACATCTCGTTCGGTTCGCAGAACACGATTACAGCGTCACAGATGATGGAGCTGGCGACTGGTTTGGAGGCGAGCGGGGTTCGTTTCGTGTGGGTCATCCGGCCGCCAGTTGGATCGGACGTGAAGAGCGAGTTCAAAGCAGAGTGGCTGCCGGAGAAGTTCGAGGAGCGGATGCAGGAGCAGGGGAGGAGTCTGCTGGTGCACGGATGGGCGCCGCAGATGGAGATCTTATCTCACCCGGCCACCGGCGCGTTCTTGAGCCACTGCGGGTGGAACTCCGTGCTTGAGAGCTTGAACCGAGGCGTCCCGATGTTGGCGTGGCCGCTGACGGCGGATCAGTTTTTCAACGCGAATATGCTGGAGAAGGAGCTGGGGGTGTGCGTGGAGGTGGGGAGGGGGAACATGGAGAACTCCATGGCAGACAGGGTAGCGGTGGAGAGGATGGTAAAGGAGGTGATGTGCGGGGGAGAGATTGGAGGGGAGATGAGGAGGAGGGTGGAGGAGGTTCGAGAATTGATGAAAGCGGCGTGGATGGAAGGACTCGGGTCGTCGCTGAGAGGTTTATCCGAGTTCTTCcgagccgccgccgccgccgccgacagACGGCGTTGA